In Malus sylvestris chromosome 15, drMalSylv7.2, whole genome shotgun sequence, a single genomic region encodes these proteins:
- the LOC126601557 gene encoding putative disease resistance protein RGA3, which translates to MKVTLSASPSCFCFRKAREVAFHHDIASKIKDLNGRLRAIDDQRKMYEFQRIEGGIQQLPERQKTSSFVVMSEVFGREKEKDILITKLLSDRRGLLIIPILGMGGMGKTTMVQLVYNDGKVKAYFGKRVWVCVSDPFDEVKIAKSIIDDGAPISDELDCVLQCMLKSIEGKRFLLVLDDVWSHDSEKWERLRAPLIQSGAHGSRILVTTRKYEVVDMMRATSDMINLKKLSEQYCFSSFNHMAFSYSEVDESKAFEDIGKKIVEKCKGLPLAAKALGSLMRNKRTRK; encoded by the coding sequence ATGAAGGTAACTCTCTCTGCTTCCCCTAGTTGCTTTTGTTTTCGCAAAGCCAGAGAGGTAGCTTTTCACCATGACATTGCGAGTAAGATAAAAGATCTGAATGGTAGGCTAAGAGCAATTGATGATCAAAGAAAAATGTATGAGTTTCAACGTATAGAAGGAGGCATTCAACAATTACCTGAACGACAGAAGACTTCGTCTTTTGTCGTCATGTCAGAGGTATTTGGtcgagaaaaggaaaaagacattctgatcacaaagttgttgagtgaTCGGAGGGGGCTCCTTATCATCCCTATTCTAGGGATGGGAGGAATGGGCAAGACAACTATGGTCCAACTAGTTTATAATGATGGCAAGGTTAAAGCTTATTTTGGAAAAAGAGTGTGGGTTTGTGTCTCAGACCCTTTTGATGAGGTTAAGATTGCCAAATCCATAATCGATGATGGTGCCCCAATTTCAGATGAGTTGGACTGTGTCTTGCAGTGCATGTTAAAATCTATCGAGGGCAAAAGGTTTCTCCTTGTTCTAGATGATGTGTGGAGCCACGACAGTGAAAAGTGGGAGCGCTTAAGGGCACCACTAATTCAAAGTGGTGCTCATGGCAGTAGAATATTGGTGACCACAAGAAAATATGAAGTTGTTGATATGATGAGAGCAACAAGTGACATGATTAATTTGAAAAAGTTGAGTGAACAATATTGTTTTTCAAGCTTTAATCACATGGCATTTTCTTATAGTGAAGTAGATGAGTCCAAGGCGTTTGAAGATATTGGTAAGAAAATTGTAGAGAAATGTAAGGGTTTGCCTCTTGCCGCAAAAGCTTTAGGCAGTCTCATGCGCAATAAGAGAACAAGGAAATAA
- the LOC126604127 gene encoding uncharacterized protein LOC126604127 isoform X1: MWCHMPLILGPGVLDYVRAAPRVRPASKQVIANLPVIMITEEALKKLGEDADCYICKEDLVVGDKMQELPCRRSTIVVRYAGMSCRRMITSTRVGRSGRRRRPRKTEKELRMLLEVVNTCSRWFCGICRSS; this comes from the exons ATGTGGTGCCACATGCCGTTAATCTTGGGGCCGGGGGTTTTGGATTACGTGAGGGCGGCTCCAAGGGTTCGGCCTGCGAGCAAACAGGTAATTGCTAATCTTCCGGTGATCATGATCACGGAGGAAGCGTTGAAGAAGCTCGGAGAGGACGCCGACTGCTACATTTGTAAGGAGGACTTGGTTGTCGGTGACAAAATGCAGGAATTGCCCTGCAG GAGGAGCACAATTGTAGTCCGATATGCCGGCATGAGCTGCAGACGGATGATCACGAGTACGAGAGTTGGAAGGAgcgggaggaggaggaggccgaGGAAGACAGAAAAGGAGCTGCGAATGCTATTGGAGGTGGTGAATACAT GTTCGCGATGGTTTTGCGGTATCTGTCGATCAAGTTGA
- the LOC126604127 gene encoding E3 ubiquitin-protein ligase AIP2-like isoform X4: protein MWCHMPLILGPGVLDYVRAAPRVRPASKQVIANLPVIMITEEALKKLGEDADCYICKEDLVVGDKMQELPCRRSTIVVRYAGMSCRRMITSTRVGRSGRRRRPRKTEKELRMLLEVVNT, encoded by the exons ATGTGGTGCCACATGCCGTTAATCTTGGGGCCGGGGGTTTTGGATTACGTGAGGGCGGCTCCAAGGGTTCGGCCTGCGAGCAAACAGGTAATTGCTAATCTTCCGGTGATCATGATCACGGAGGAAGCGTTGAAGAAGCTCGGAGAGGACGCCGACTGCTACATTTGTAAGGAGGACTTGGTTGTCGGTGACAAAATGCAGGAATTGCCCTGCAG GAGGAGCACAATTGTAGTCCGATATGCCGGCATGAGCTGCAGACGGATGATCACGAGTACGAGAGTTGGAAGGAgcgggaggaggaggaggccgaGGAAGACAGAAAAGGAGCTGCGAATGCTATTGGAGGTGGTGAATACAT GA
- the LOC126604127 gene encoding uncharacterized protein LOC126604127 isoform X2, protein MWCHMPLILGPGVLDYVRAAPRVRPASKQVIANLPVIMITEEALKKLGEDADCYICKEDLVVGDKMQELPCRRSTIVVRYAGMSCRRMITSTRVGRSGRRRRPRKTEKELRMLLEVVNTCTWLSSAEGE, encoded by the exons ATGTGGTGCCACATGCCGTTAATCTTGGGGCCGGGGGTTTTGGATTACGTGAGGGCGGCTCCAAGGGTTCGGCCTGCGAGCAAACAGGTAATTGCTAATCTTCCGGTGATCATGATCACGGAGGAAGCGTTGAAGAAGCTCGGAGAGGACGCCGACTGCTACATTTGTAAGGAGGACTTGGTTGTCGGTGACAAAATGCAGGAATTGCCCTGCAG GAGGAGCACAATTGTAGTCCGATATGCCGGCATGAGCTGCAGACGGATGATCACGAGTACGAGAGTTGGAAGGAgcgggaggaggaggaggccgaGGAAGACAGAAAAGGAGCTGCGAATGCTATTGGAGGTGGTGAATACAT GCACGTGGCTTTCAAGTGCAGAAGGAGAGTGA
- the LOC126604127 gene encoding E3 ubiquitin-protein ligase AIP2-like isoform X3 translates to MWCHMPLILGPGVLDYVRAAPRVRPASKQVIANLPVIMITEEALKKLGEDADCYICKEDLVVGDKMQELPCRRSTIVVRYAGMSCRRMITSTRVGRSGRRRRPRKTEKELRMLLEVVNTCNSSKVK, encoded by the exons ATGTGGTGCCACATGCCGTTAATCTTGGGGCCGGGGGTTTTGGATTACGTGAGGGCGGCTCCAAGGGTTCGGCCTGCGAGCAAACAGGTAATTGCTAATCTTCCGGTGATCATGATCACGGAGGAAGCGTTGAAGAAGCTCGGAGAGGACGCCGACTGCTACATTTGTAAGGAGGACTTGGTTGTCGGTGACAAAATGCAGGAATTGCCCTGCAG GAGGAGCACAATTGTAGTCCGATATGCCGGCATGAGCTGCAGACGGATGATCACGAGTACGAGAGTTGGAAGGAgcgggaggaggaggaggccgaGGAAGACAGAAAAGGAGCTGCGAATGCTATTGGAGGTGGTGAATACAT GTAATTCCAGTAAAGTAAAATGA